One segment of Tamandua tetradactyla isolate mTamTet1 chromosome 13, mTamTet1.pri, whole genome shotgun sequence DNA contains the following:
- the RET gene encoding proto-oncogene tyrosine-protein kinase receptor Ret: MAKATAGAAGLRLLLLLPLLGQAPLGLYFSRDAYWEKLYVGQPAGTPLLYVHALQDVPGEEAVFRLGPYLHGAFRLRLHDNHWIRIQGDTGLVYLHQSLDQSAWEKLSAHNGGFPLLTVHLQVFLAPASPRDVECQWPACARVYFSFVNASFPSCGSLQPRQLCFPERGLSFRIRENRPPGRFHQFRQLPVQFLCPNVSATYRLLGGESLPFRCAPDSLEVSTRWPLDREQREKYELVAVCTVRAGAREEEVMVPFPVTVYDEDDSPPTLPSGKDTASAVVEFQRKEGTVVATLRVFDADVVPASGELQRRYTSTLLPGDPWARQAFRVEHVPNETLVQANGSFVRATVHDYRLVLNRSLPISESRTLQLAVLVNDSDFQGPGDSILLLHFNISVLPVSLRFPGPYSFAVSRRARRFAQIGRVCVENCQELSGVYVQYRLQPPSTNCSALSVATSPEDTLGILFVNDTEVLQRPECAELQYVLTATERQTRRQVQTQLLVTAEGTYMAEEAGCPLSCAVSKRRPECEECGGLGSPTGQCEWRQGDGRGITRNFSTCSPSTKTCPDGHCDAVESKDPHVCPQDCLRGGSIVGGHEPGERRGIKAGFGICNCFPEEKKCFCEPEDSQEALCDELCRTVIAAAVLFSFIVSVLLSTFCIHRYHKNAHKPPIASAEMTFRRPAQAFPVSYSSASARQPSLDSMENQVSVDAFKIPEDPKWEFPRKNLVLGKTLGEGEFGKVVKATAFRLKGKAGYTTVAVKMLKENASPSELRDLLSEFTLLKQVNHPHVIKLYGACSQDGPLLLIVEYAKYGSLRGFLRESRKVGPGYVGGGGSRNSSYLDNPDERALTMGDLISFAWQISRGMQYLAEMKLVHRDLAARNVLVAEGRKMKISDFGLSRDVYEEDSYVKRSKGRIPVKWMAIESLFDHIYTTQSDVWSFGVLLWEIVTLGGNPYPGIPPERLFNLLKTGYRMERPDNCSEEMYGLMVQCWKQEPDKRPVFADISKDLEKMMVKSRDYLDLAASTPSDSLLYDDALSEEETPLVDCSSAPLPRTLPSTWIENKLYGMSAPNWPEESPVPLTRFDGTNSECPRYTNDSVYANWMVSPSAAKLLDKFDS, encoded by the exons CCCCGCTGGGCCTCTACTTCTCGCGGGACGCCTACTGGGAGAAGCTGTACGTGGGCCAGCCGGCCGGCACCCCGCTGCTGTACGTCCACGCCCTGCAGGACGTCCCGGGGGAAGAGGCCGTTTTCCGCCTGGGGCCGTACCTCCACGGGGCCTTCCGGCTGCGGCTGCATGACAACCACTGGATCCGCATCCAGGGGGACACGGGCCTCGTCTACCTCCACCAGAGCCTGGACCAGAGTGCCTGGGAGAAGCTCAGCGCCCACA ACGGGGGCTTCCCCCTGCTCACCGTGCACCTGCAGGTCTTCCTGGCGCCCGCGTCCCCGCGCGACGTTGAGTGCCAGTGGCCGGCCTGCGCCCGCGTCTACTTCTCCTTCGTCAACGCTTCGTTCCCCTCCTGCGGCTCCCTCCAGCCGCGGCAGCTCTGCTTCCCCGAGAGGGGACTGTCCTTCCGCATCCGCGAGAACAGGCCGCCCGGCCGCTTCCACCAGTTCCGCCAGCTGCCGGTGCAGTTCCTTTGTCCCAACGTCAGCGCTACCTACCGGCTCCTGGGCG GGGAGAGTCTGCCCTTCCGCTGCGCCCCGGACAGCCTGGAGGTGAGCACCCGCTGGCCGCTGGACCGCGAGCAGCGCGAGAAGTACGAGCTGGTGGCGGTGTGCACGGTGCGTGCGGGCGCGCGCGAGGAGGAGGTGATGGTGCCCTTCCCGGTGACCGTGTATGACGAGGACGACTCACCGCCCACGCTCCCCAGCGGCAAGGACACCGCCAGCGCCGTGGTGGAGTTCCAGCGGAAAGAG GGCACTGTGGTGGCCACTCTGCGAGTCTTCGACGCGGACGTGGTGCCAGCGTCTGGGGAGCTCCAGCGGCGGTACACAAGCACGCTGCTTCCCGGGGACCCCTGGGCCCGCCAGGCCTTCCGTGTGGAGCACGTGCCCAACGAGACGCTGGTCCAAGCCAATGGCAGCTTCGTGCGGGCCACGGTGCACGACTACA GGCTCGTTCTCAACCGGAGCCTGCCCATCTCGGAGAGCCGCACCCTGCAGCTGGCCGTGCTGGTCAACGACTCAGACTTCCAGGGCCCAGGGGACAGCATCCTCCTCCTGCACTTCAACATCTCCGTGCTGCCCGTCAGCCTGCGCTTCCCTGGGCCCTACTCCTTTGCTGTGAGCAGGAGAGCCCGCCGCTTTGCCCAG ATTGGAAGGGTCTGCGTGGAGAACTGCCAGGAGCTCAGTGGTGTCTACGTGCAGTACAGGCTGCAGCCCCCCAGCACCAACTGCAGCGCACTGAGTGTGGCCACCTCCCCTGAGGACACCTTGGGGATCCTGTTTGTGAACGACACGGAAGTGCTGCAGCGGCCCGAGTGTGCCGAGCTCCAGTATGTGCTGACGGCCACCGAACGGCAGACCCGCAGGCAGGTCCAGACCCAGCTGCTCGTCACGGCCGAGGGGACGT ACATGGCCGAGGAGGCCGGCTGCCCCTTGTCCTGCGCCGTCAGCAAGCGGCGGCCTGAGTGCGAGGAGTGCGGTGGCCTGGGCTCTCCGACCGGCCAGTGTGAGTGGAGGCAGGGCGATGGCAGAG GGATCACCAGGAACTTCTCCACCTGCTCCCCGAGCACCAAGACCTGCCCCGACGGGCACTGCGACGCGGTGGAGAGCAAGGACCCGCACGTCTGCCCCCAGGACTGCCTCC GGGGTGGCAGCATCGTCGGGGGTCACGAACCAGGGGAGCGCCGGGGAATTAAAGCTGGCTTTGGCATCTGCAACTGCTTCCCTGAAGAGAAGAAGTGCTTCTGTGAGCCAGAAGACAGCCAGG AGGCCCTGTGTGATGAGCTGTGCCGCACAGTGATCGCCGCGGCTGTCCTCTTCTCCTTCATCGTCTCTGTGCTCCTCTCCACTTTCTGCATTCACCGCTACCACAAGAACGCCCACAAGCCTCCCATCGCCTCGGCCGAGATGACCTTCCGCCGGCCTGCCCAGGCCTTCCCGGTCAGCTACTCCTCGGCCAGTGCCCGCCAGCCCTCTCTTGACTCCATGGAGAACCAGGTCTCTGTGGATGCCTTCAAGATCCCA GAGGATCCAAAGTGGGAGTTTCCCCGGAAGAACCTGGTGCTGGGGAAGACGCTGGGAGAAGGCGAATTTGGGAAAGTGGTCAAGGCGACAGCCTTCCGCCTCAAAGGCAAAGCGGGCTACACCACGGTGGCTGTGAAGATGCTGAAAG AGAATGCCTCCCCCAGCGAGCTGCGGGACCTGCTGTCCGAATTCACCCTCCTGAAGCAGGTCAACCACCCCCACGTCATCAAGCTGTACGGTGCCTGCAGCCAGGACG GGCCGCTGCTGCTCATCGTTGAGTACGCCaagtacggctccctgcggggcTTTCTCCGCGAGAGCCGCAAGGTGGGCCCGGGCTACGTGGGCGGCGGGGGCAGCCGCAACTCCAGCTACCTGGACAACCCCGACGAGCGCGCGCTGACCATGGGCGACCTCATCTCCTTCGCCTGGCAGATCTCCCGCGGCATGCAGTACCTGGCCGAGATGAAG CTAGTGCACCGGGACCTGGCTGCTCGAAACGTCCTGGTGGCCGAGGGCCGGAAGATGAAGATCTCGGACTTCGGCCTGTCCCGAGATGTCTATGAAGAGGATTCTTACGTCAAAAGAAGCAAG GGTCGGATCCCAGTCAAATGGATGGCGATCGAGTCCCTCTTCGACCACATCTACACCACCCAGAGTGACGT GTGGTCCTTTGGTGTCCTGCTATGGGAAATTGTGACCCTGGGGGGCAACCCCTACCCCGGGATCCCCCCCGAGCGGCTCTTCAACCTCCTGAAGACCGGCTACCGGATGGAACGCCCCGACAACTGCAGCGAGGAGAT GTATGGCCTGATGGTGCAGTGCTGGAAGCAGGAACCAGACAAGAGGCCAGTGTTTGCCGACATCAGCAAAGATCTGGAGAAGATGATGGTTAAGAGCAGA GACTACCTGGACCTGGCAGCGTCCACCCCATCGGACTCCCTGCTGTACGACGATGCCCTCTCCGAGGAGGAGACACCCCTGGTGGACTGCAGCAGTGCTCCCCTCCCTCGCACCCTCCCTTCCACATGGATTGAAAACAAACTCTATG gcATGTCAGCCCCGAACTGGCCCGAAGAGAGTCCTGTACCACTCACGAGATTCGATGGCACTAACTCTGAGTGTCCGAGATATACCAATGATAGTGTATATGCTAACTGGATGGTTTCACCCTCAGCGGCAAAATTACTGGACAAGTTTGATAGTTAA